A part of Candidatus Methylomirabilota bacterium genomic DNA contains:
- a CDS encoding CoA transferase — MTDSRPAPGVLAGVRVLDFGRYIAGPYCAALLADLGADVIRIERLDGGEDRWVAPVGEDGVGAMYVVMNRNKRGMTLDPSSPEGRQIVQRLVATADVVVANLPPEVLRSLALDLESLRRVKPDIILTTVTAFGAGGPWSHRHGFDGIGQVMCGSAYLTGTPEQPYRAAVAWVDCGTASLAAFGTLAALMERQKTGHGQKVEGALLRTAVAFNNPTLVEQGVVRPNRIATVNRGQTSAPSDLFRTKDGWIIAYAIGNPMFTRWARLMGEEHWLTDPRFADDLARGDHGEIISKRMNEWTGERTTAEALADLEAAKIPAGPLYSPQQALEDAHIRAAGLLADTEYPGLPRPAPLAPMPVDLSKTPGRFRHRAPTLGEHTDVILGELGYNAEAIAGFRERKVI, encoded by the coding sequence TGTCATCCGCATCGAGCGTCTCGACGGCGGCGAGGACCGCTGGGTGGCGCCGGTGGGCGAGGACGGCGTAGGCGCGATGTACGTGGTGATGAATCGGAACAAGCGCGGCATGACGCTCGATCCCAGCTCACCCGAGGGTCGGCAGATCGTGCAGCGGCTGGTCGCCACCGCGGACGTCGTGGTCGCGAACCTCCCGCCCGAGGTGCTGCGCTCCCTGGCCCTGGACCTCGAGAGCCTGCGTCGCGTGAAGCCCGACATCATCCTCACCACCGTCACCGCCTTCGGCGCGGGCGGGCCCTGGAGCCACCGCCACGGCTTCGACGGCATCGGCCAGGTCATGTGCGGCTCGGCCTATCTGACCGGCACGCCCGAGCAGCCGTACCGCGCCGCGGTGGCGTGGGTGGATTGCGGCACCGCCTCCCTCGCCGCCTTCGGGACGCTGGCCGCGCTCATGGAGCGTCAGAAGACGGGGCACGGCCAGAAAGTGGAGGGTGCGCTCCTGCGCACGGCGGTCGCCTTCAACAATCCCACTCTGGTCGAGCAAGGGGTGGTGCGCCCGAATCGCATCGCCACCGTGAACCGGGGGCAGACCTCGGCGCCCTCCGATCTCTTCCGCACCAAGGACGGGTGGATCATCGCTTACGCCATCGGCAACCCGATGTTCACGCGGTGGGCGCGCCTCATGGGCGAGGAGCACTGGCTCACCGATCCGCGCTTCGCGGACGACCTCGCGCGCGGGGACCACGGCGAGATCATCTCCAAGCGCATGAACGAGTGGACGGGCGAGCGCACCACCGCGGAAGCGCTGGCCGATCTCGAGGCCGCGAAGATTCCCGCGGGCCCGCTCTACTCCCCGCAGCAGGCGCTCGAGGACGCGCATATCCGCGCCGCCGGCCTCCTCGCCGACACGGAATACCCCGGGCTGCCGCGCCCCGCGCCACTGGCGCCGATGCCCGTCGATCTCTCGAAGACGCCCGGCCGCTTCCGCCACCGCGCGCCCACCCTCGGCGAGCACACCGATGTCATCCTCGGCGAGCTGGGCTACAACGCCGAGGCCATCGCGGGCTTCCGCGAGAGAAAGGTGATCTGA
- a CDS encoding zinc-binding dehydrogenase — protein sequence MKGRVAVLPAYGGDFELREYPVPDPEAGAVLIRLTRAGVCGSDLHIWRGEMKEVYGSPPKDLTFGHEMCGRVERLGAGVATDSAGAPLREGDRVAFLYFFPCGRCPVCTRDEMGSCPRKGRANRVAGTPPYFNNAYGDYYYLRPGGWVYRIPDEVSDDMATPANCALAQVLYGLTRAGVRMGDAVVIQGAGGLGLNAIAVARDMGAGTIIVVDRVPARLALAREFGADHTLSLEDLPTSERRIAAVQDLTEGFGADVVADFVGYPDVVPEGLRMLRSGGCYLEVGSIAPGNMFSFDATALVRGNIRLVGTSNYSPWALAQSLAFLRRGQARFPFARLVSHVYPLEKISDAFQQADWMQRGGDGLRLSRAALSMA from the coding sequence ATGAAGGGACGGGTCGCGGTGCTCCCGGCCTACGGCGGCGACTTCGAGCTGCGCGAGTATCCGGTGCCCGATCCCGAGGCGGGGGCGGTGCTGATCCGGCTGACCCGCGCGGGCGTGTGCGGCTCCGACCTGCACATCTGGCGCGGCGAGATGAAGGAGGTGTACGGCTCGCCCCCCAAGGACCTGACGTTCGGCCACGAGATGTGCGGGCGCGTGGAGCGGCTGGGCGCGGGCGTGGCGACGGACTCGGCGGGCGCGCCGCTGCGGGAAGGCGACCGCGTCGCGTTCCTCTACTTCTTCCCCTGCGGCCGCTGCCCGGTCTGCACCCGCGACGAGATGGGCTCCTGCCCGCGCAAGGGCCGCGCAAACCGCGTCGCGGGGACCCCGCCCTACTTCAACAACGCCTACGGCGACTACTACTACCTGCGGCCGGGCGGCTGGGTCTACCGCATCCCCGACGAGGTGTCCGACGACATGGCCACGCCGGCCAACTGCGCGCTCGCCCAGGTGCTGTACGGTCTCACGCGTGCCGGCGTGCGCATGGGAGACGCGGTGGTGATCCAGGGGGCGGGCGGCCTCGGCCTCAATGCCATCGCGGTCGCCCGCGACATGGGGGCCGGCACCATCATCGTGGTGGACCGCGTGCCCGCGCGTCTGGCCCTGGCCCGCGAGTTCGGGGCCGATCACACCCTGAGCCTCGAGGACCTCCCCACCTCCGAGCGGCGCATCGCCGCCGTGCAGGACCTCACCGAGGGGTTCGGGGCCGACGTGGTGGCGGACTTCGTGGGCTACCCGGACGTGGTGCCGGAGGGCCTCAGGATGCTGCGAAGCGGCGGCTGCTACCTGGAAGTCGGGTCCATCGCGCCCGGCAACATGTTCAGCTTCGACGCGACCGCCCTCGTGCGCGGCAACATCCGTCTCGTCGGGACCTCGAACTACTCCCCGTGGGCGCTCGCCCAGTCCCTCGCCTTCCTGCGTCGGGGGCAGGCGCGCTTCCCCTTCGCGCGCCTCGTCTCCCACGTCTATCCACTCGAGAAGATCTCCGATGCGTTCCAGCAAGCGGACTGGATGCAGCGGGGCGGCGATGGCCTGCGCCTGTCGCGGGCCGCGCTGTCGATGGCGTGA
- a CDS encoding type II secretion system protein, which translates to MRRLRGVRLGGDQRGLGLIEIALVLVIVAIVGTLLYRYVGSTAKTVEKFKEDRPLAHTRLAADQATLAAMQGALQTYRATNEGKLPPDKAGVAALMAGPPKFQCEGGDFDYDPATGTLRLIVTDVTRC; encoded by the coding sequence GTGAGGCGGCTCCGCGGGGTGCGGCTCGGAGGGGATCAGCGCGGGCTCGGCCTGATCGAGATCGCGCTGGTGCTGGTGATCGTGGCGATCGTGGGCACCCTGCTCTACCGCTACGTCGGCTCGACGGCGAAGACCGTGGAGAAGTTCAAGGAGGACCGGCCGCTCGCCCATACGCGGCTGGCCGCGGATCAGGCCACGCTGGCCGCGATGCAGGGGGCGCTCCAGACCTACCGCGCCACGAACGAGGGCAAGCTCCCGCCCGACAAGGCCGGCGTCGCCGCCCTGATGGCCGGCCCGCCGAAGTTCCAGTGCGAGGGCGGCGACTTCGACTACGATCCGGCGACCGGCACGCTCCGCCTGATCGTCACCGACGTCACCCGCTGTTGA
- a CDS encoding aspartate aminotransferase family protein, with product MSTHVDDIRHLWTHKTQDHPFLKDDELVIDRAEGVWVWTEQGKKLMDGFAGLAVVNVGHGRREIAEAIAEQTVKLAYYPTTRQFSNRPAAELAAKLATLTPGDLRYTMFAVSGSEANERSMQIARQYWLARGRSNKYKVIALQGGYHGATMGTYAICGLPHMTAAYAPLQPAGFAKAAPPHPFRDRGTGTDAELVERRARELREIIERENPGTVSAVILEPILSSAGFIIPPLGWLKAVRAVCDELDVLMIADEVITGFGRTGRWFACDHEGVVPDLMSVAKGITSGYIPLSASIARPHLAAAFPDDTTQENVHPNTYAAHPVACAAALANLKIMEQDRLIENSAAQGTRLLEGLRGGLAGTKIVGEVRGRGLLVCVDLVDPDGSGKPLDGKIVADLDREAWSRGAIVYARGSVLRLAPPLCITNEETDQLVSVVVDSVRALAKSVGG from the coding sequence ATGAGCACTCATGTCGACGACATCCGCCATCTCTGGACGCACAAGACACAGGACCACCCCTTTCTCAAGGATGACGAGCTGGTCATCGACCGCGCCGAAGGGGTGTGGGTCTGGACGGAGCAGGGGAAGAAGCTGATGGACGGCTTCGCCGGCCTTGCGGTGGTGAACGTCGGCCACGGCCGGCGCGAGATCGCCGAGGCGATCGCCGAGCAGACCGTCAAGCTGGCCTACTACCCGACCACGCGCCAGTTCTCGAACCGGCCCGCCGCCGAGCTCGCGGCCAAGCTCGCCACGCTCACCCCCGGAGACCTGCGCTACACGATGTTCGCGGTGTCCGGCTCGGAGGCCAACGAGCGCTCGATGCAGATCGCGCGGCAGTACTGGCTGGCCCGCGGCCGCTCGAACAAGTACAAGGTCATCGCGCTCCAGGGCGGCTATCACGGCGCCACCATGGGCACCTACGCGATCTGCGGCCTGCCGCACATGACCGCCGCGTACGCGCCGCTGCAGCCGGCGGGCTTCGCCAAGGCTGCGCCCCCGCATCCCTTCCGCGACCGCGGGACAGGCACCGACGCCGAGCTGGTGGAGCGGCGCGCGCGCGAGCTGCGCGAGATCATCGAGCGCGAGAACCCCGGCACCGTGTCCGCGGTGATCCTGGAGCCGATCCTCTCCTCGGCGGGCTTCATCATTCCGCCGCTCGGCTGGCTCAAGGCGGTGCGCGCGGTCTGCGACGAGCTGGACGTGCTCATGATCGCGGACGAGGTCATCACTGGCTTCGGCCGCACCGGACGGTGGTTCGCCTGCGATCACGAGGGCGTGGTGCCGGACCTCATGTCGGTGGCCAAGGGCATCACCTCCGGCTACATCCCGCTGTCGGCCAGCATCGCGCGGCCGCATCTGGCCGCGGCGTTCCCCGACGACACCACCCAGGAGAACGTGCACCCGAATACCTACGCCGCCCACCCGGTGGCCTGCGCGGCCGCGCTCGCGAACCTCAAGATCATGGAGCAGGACCGCCTGATCGAGAATTCGGCCGCCCAGGGGACACGCCTCCTGGAGGGGCTCCGCGGCGGGCTGGCCGGCACCAAGATCGTCGGGGAGGTGCGGGGCCGCGGGCTCCTCGTCTGCGTGGACCTCGTCGACCCGGACGGCTCGGGCAAGCCGCTCGACGGCAAGATCGTGGCCGACCTCGATCGCGAGGCCTGGAGCCGCGGGGCCATCGTCTACGCGCGGGGCAGCGTGCTCCGCCTCGCGCCGCCGCTCTGCATCACCAACGAAGAGACCGATCAGCTGGTGAGCGTCGTCGTCGACAGCGTCAGGGCGCTCGCGAAGAGCGTCGGCGGCTAA
- a CDS encoding SpoIIE family protein phosphatase: MPGSAPLAEALRGRTVLVVERDPAARGSLAAQLAALGVATDNAASGPEALVRLARGGEQGGVGLIVLAADLPGMGAAGLTRALRARPETRAVPLVTVADATLDPAALLRALDEDAAAPAELDLAAASARLGLAPAELADLLRAFAPQAADHLTALARAVGAGDAEEARREAHALAGAAGNLGASALHHAARSLEHAARGGAGGLATPLAEVARAGRALLGAIAGLRPAAAGAPAPAASAPPAARGELADRLVLIVDDVRTNVELLVRALKDDYRLAVAQDGESALRSVAVAPPDLVLLDIMMPGLDGYEVCRRLKRDPRTRDIPVVFLTSLDEVQDKARGFEAGAADYVTKPFEILEVKARVGALLRAKAYQDAVRELLESELRVAREIQRGLVPRNFAALGGVAAECFACLEPARAVGGDLYDVFRIDDRHLCLVVGDVSGKGIPAALFMVMTITLIRSLARLSGRPDEILARVNDALAADNPSSMFVTLFCAVLDVEAGRLTCASGGHLSPMLVRPGGEPRSIVASEGTLVGVQPGLAFPATDVQLAPDDLLVAFTDGVTEAMSPDGALFGEGRLRALLGGLGNISAAAAVNAVLTGVRAFAESAEQADDIAILALRYAGPGGRPAAAADLVLDLRATFEEVVRAATAVRELCEARGVPREPTDDLILGLDEMLANIVTYGYPGNPAGAIAVRVAITEEALRLDISDRAPAFNPLEAAAPDLDAPLDTRPVGGLGVHLARSVMDTMEYAREDGENRLRLVRRLRRGEVL, encoded by the coding sequence ATGCCGGGGTCGGCTCCGCTCGCCGAGGCGCTCCGCGGCCGGACTGTGCTCGTCGTCGAGCGCGATCCCGCCGCGCGCGGATCGCTCGCCGCTCAGCTCGCCGCGCTCGGCGTGGCGACCGACAACGCGGCGTCCGGTCCCGAGGCGCTCGTGCGGCTCGCGCGTGGGGGCGAGCAGGGCGGTGTCGGCCTGATCGTGCTCGCCGCCGACCTGCCGGGGATGGGGGCGGCCGGGCTGACGCGCGCGCTGCGGGCGCGGCCCGAGACGCGAGCGGTGCCGCTGGTGACGGTGGCGGACGCGACGCTCGATCCTGCCGCGCTGCTGCGGGCGCTCGACGAGGATGCGGCCGCGCCCGCCGAGCTCGATCTCGCCGCGGCGAGCGCGCGGCTGGGGCTGGCCCCCGCGGAGCTCGCGGACCTCCTCCGCGCGTTCGCTCCACAGGCAGCGGATCACCTCACGGCGCTCGCGCGGGCGGTGGGGGCCGGGGACGCCGAGGAAGCCCGGCGCGAGGCGCACGCCCTGGCGGGCGCCGCGGGCAATCTCGGCGCCAGCGCCCTGCACCACGCCGCCCGCAGCCTCGAGCATGCGGCGCGGGGGGGCGCCGGTGGGCTCGCCACGCCGCTGGCCGAGGTCGCGCGCGCCGGCCGCGCGCTGCTCGGCGCCATCGCGGGTCTCCGACCGGCGGCCGCCGGGGCCCCCGCTCCTGCCGCGTCGGCGCCACCCGCGGCCCGGGGCGAGCTCGCCGACCGCCTCGTGCTCATCGTCGACGACGTCCGCACCAACGTCGAATTGCTCGTGCGTGCCCTGAAGGACGACTACCGGCTGGCCGTGGCCCAGGACGGCGAGAGCGCCCTGCGCAGCGTGGCGGTCGCGCCGCCCGATCTCGTGCTGCTCGACATCATGATGCCGGGGCTCGACGGCTACGAGGTGTGCCGCCGGCTCAAGCGCGATCCGCGCACGCGCGACATCCCGGTGGTGTTCCTGACGTCACTCGACGAGGTGCAGGACAAGGCGCGGGGCTTCGAGGCCGGCGCCGCCGACTACGTCACGAAGCCGTTCGAGATCCTCGAGGTGAAGGCGCGCGTGGGCGCGCTCCTGCGCGCCAAGGCCTATCAGGACGCGGTCCGCGAGCTGCTCGAGAGCGAGCTGCGCGTGGCCCGCGAGATCCAGCGCGGCCTGGTCCCCCGGAACTTCGCCGCGCTCGGCGGAGTCGCCGCGGAGTGCTTCGCGTGCCTCGAGCCTGCGCGCGCGGTGGGCGGCGACCTCTACGACGTCTTCCGCATCGACGACCGACACCTGTGCCTCGTCGTCGGCGACGTCTCCGGCAAGGGTATCCCGGCCGCGCTCTTCATGGTGATGACGATTACCCTGATCCGCAGCCTCGCGCGGCTGAGCGGCCGCCCGGACGAGATCCTGGCCCGCGTCAACGACGCCCTCGCCGCGGACAATCCCTCGAGCATGTTCGTCACGCTGTTCTGCGCCGTCCTCGACGTGGAGGCGGGCCGGCTGACCTGCGCGAGCGGAGGCCACCTCTCGCCAATGCTGGTGCGCCCGGGCGGAGAGCCGCGGTCGATCGTCGCCTCCGAGGGCACGCTGGTGGGCGTGCAGCCGGGGCTCGCGTTCCCCGCCACCGACGTGCAGCTCGCGCCCGACGATCTCCTGGTCGCGTTCACCGACGGCGTCACCGAGGCGATGTCGCCCGACGGCGCGCTCTTCGGCGAGGGTCGGCTTCGAGCGCTCCTGGGAGGACTGGGCAACATCTCCGCCGCCGCCGCGGTCAACGCGGTCCTGACCGGCGTCCGCGCGTTCGCGGAATCGGCCGAGCAGGCCGACGACATCGCCATCCTCGCGCTCCGCTACGCGGGACCGGGCGGACGCCCGGCGGCGGCGGCCGATCTCGTCCTCGACCTCCGCGCGACCTTCGAGGAGGTGGTGCGCGCGGCCACCGCGGTGCGGGAGCTCTGCGAGGCCCGCGGCGTCCCGCGCGAGCCCACCGACGACCTGATCCTGGGCCTCGACGAGATGCTCGCCAACATCGTCACGTACGGCTACCCGGGCAACCCGGCGGGCGCCATCGCCGTACGCGTGGCGATCACCGAGGAGGCGCTCCGGCTCGACATCAGCGACCGCGCCCCCGCTTTCAATCCCCTGGAGGCCGCCGCCCCCGACCTGGACGCCCCCCTGGACACGCGGCCGGTGGGGGGCCTCGGCGTGCACCTGGCCCGCTCGGTCATGGACACGATGGAGTACGCGCGGGAGGACGGAGAGAACCGTCTGCGTCTGGTCCGCCGACTCCGCCGGGGCGAGGTGCTATAG